A single region of the Changchengzhania lutea genome encodes:
- the secE gene encoding preprotein translocase subunit SecE, which produces MAGIVNYIKESFGELKNNVSWPTWAEAQSLTVLVAVFSIIFSLAIWGVDTVFSKVIAFYFEWING; this is translated from the coding sequence ATGGCTGGAATTGTAAATTATATAAAAGAATCCTTCGGTGAGCTTAAGAATAATGTGAGTTGGCCTACATGGGCAGAAGCACAAAGTTTAACAGTTTTGGTAGCGGTGTTTTCCATTATATTCTCTTTAGCAATTTGGGGTGTAGATACAGTGTTCAGCAAGGTCATAGCATTTTACTTTGAATGGATTAACGGTTAA
- the tuf gene encoding elongation factor Tu, with product MAKATFDRSKPHLNIGTIGHVDHGKTTLTAAITKVLADAGFSEARSFDQIDNAPEEKERGITINTSHVEYATANRHYAHVDCPGHADYVKNMVTGAAQMDGAILVVAATDGPMPQTREHILLGRQVGIPRIVVFMNKVDMVDDEELIELVDMEVRDLLSFYEYDGDNGPVIAGSALGALNGEQKWVDTVLELMEAVDTWIEEPLREVDKPFLMPIEDVFSITGRGTVATGRIETGIANTGDPVEIIGMGAQKLTSTITGIEMFRQILDRGEAGDNAGILLRGIEKSQISRGMVITKPGSVTPHAKFKAEVYILKKEEGGRHTPFHNNYRPQFYVRTTDVTGNIALPDGVEMVMPGDNLTITVELIQPIAMNVGLRFAIREGGRTVGAGQVTEILD from the coding sequence ATGGCAAAGGCAACTTTCGATCGTTCAAAACCACATTTAAATATTGGTACAATTGGACACGTAGATCACGGTAAAACAACTTTAACTGCTGCTATTACTAAAGTATTAGCTGATGCAGGTTTCTCAGAAGCAAGATCATTCGACCAAATTGATAACGCTCCAGAAGAAAAAGAAAGAGGTATAACAATTAATACTTCTCACGTAGAATATGCAACAGCTAATCGTCATTACGCGCACGTTGACTGTCCAGGTCACGCCGATTACGTAAAGAACATGGTTACAGGTGCTGCACAAATGGATGGTGCCATTCTTGTTGTTGCGGCAACAGATGGTCCAATGCCACAAACCCGTGAGCATATCTTATTAGGTCGTCAAGTAGGTATTCCTAGAATTGTTGTATTCATGAATAAAGTGGATATGGTTGATGATGAAGAATTAATCGAATTAGTAGACATGGAAGTAAGAGACTTATTGTCTTTCTATGAATATGATGGCGATAACGGTCCTGTAATTGCAGGCTCTGCTTTAGGTGCACTTAACGGTGAACAAAAATGGGTGGATACTGTATTGGAATTAATGGAAGCTGTTGATACTTGGATTGAAGAGCCTTTAAGAGAAGTTGATAAGCCTTTTTTAATGCCTATCGAAGATGTATTCTCTATTACTGGTCGTGGTACTGTTGCAACTGGTCGTATTGAAACGGGTATTGCTAACACTGGAGATCCTGTAGAGATTATTGGTATGGGTGCACAGAAATTAACTTCTACTATAACAGGTATTGAAATGTTCCGTCAAATCCTTGATAGAGGTGAAGCCGGAGATAATGCAGGTATCTTATTAAGAGGTATTGAAAAATCACAGATTTCTCGTGGTATGGTAATTACTAAGCCAGGATCTGTAACACCACATGCTAAATTTAAAGCTGAGGTTTATATCCTTAAAAAAGAAGAAGGTGGCCGTCATACCCCATTCCATAATAACTACCGTCCACAGTTTTACGTTCGTACAACTGACGTAACAGGAAACATTGCGCTTCCTGATGGTGTTGAAATGGTTATGCCTGGAGATAACTTAACAATTACTGTTGAGCTGATTCAACCAATTGCTATGAACGTAGGTTTACGTTTCGCTATCCGTGAAGGTGGTAGAACAGTTGGTGCTGGTCAGGTAACTGAGATATTAGACTAA
- the hpf gene encoding ribosome hibernation-promoting factor, HPF/YfiA family: MKVNTQSVNFNADQKLIDFIQKRMDKLDLFYDKVIKSDVYLKLDNTNNKENKIFEAKLSVPGDSFVVKKQCKSFEEGLDMAASSLERQLKKRKEKLRAHL, encoded by the coding sequence ATGAAAGTAAACACGCAATCCGTTAATTTTAATGCAGACCAAAAGCTAATTGATTTTATTCAAAAGCGCATGGATAAATTAGATTTATTTTATGATAAAGTCATTAAATCAGATGTTTATTTAAAATTAGATAACACTAACAATAAAGAAAATAAGATATTTGAAGCGAAATTAAGTGTTCCAGGAGATAGTTTTGTAGTAAAAAAGCAATGTAAAAGCTTTGAAGAAGGTCTAGATATGGCAGCTTCATCACTAGAAAGACAGTTAAAAAAACGAAAAGAAAAATTAAGAGCACATTTATAG
- a CDS encoding tyrosine-type recombinase/integrase, giving the protein MPFKPFTDYLLLEKNYSALTVKAYLNDLVRFSEFVKSEYDTDDVSQVNYLQIRSWIVLLVESGIANRSINRKVSALNTYYKFLLKVGDININPLAKHKALKTSKKIQVPFSEKEIASVLDDAKFKDSFEGVRDKLIIELFYSTGIRRIELVELKLTSFNIHNKTLKVLGKRNKERIVPLLHAVSTTLEAYLKKREDLPSISDEEILFLTKKGVKIYETLVYRIINDYFSLASSKVKKSPHILRHSFATHLLNQGADLNAVKELLGHSSLAATQIYTHNSISELKKVHVNTHPRSKK; this is encoded by the coding sequence ATGCCTTTCAAACCGTTTACAGATTATTTATTGTTAGAAAAAAACTATTCTGCTTTAACAGTCAAAGCTTATTTAAATGATTTAGTGCGTTTTTCAGAATTTGTAAAATCTGAATACGATACAGATGATGTGAGTCAGGTTAATTATTTGCAAATAAGATCTTGGATTGTGCTTTTAGTAGAATCAGGAATAGCCAACAGAAGCATCAACAGAAAAGTATCGGCATTAAATACCTATTATAAGTTTCTTTTAAAAGTAGGCGATATTAATATAAATCCGCTTGCAAAACACAAAGCTTTAAAGACCAGTAAAAAAATTCAAGTGCCTTTTTCAGAAAAAGAAATAGCGTCAGTGTTAGATGATGCTAAGTTTAAGGACAGTTTCGAAGGTGTGCGTGATAAGTTAATTATAGAACTATTCTATTCAACGGGTATCAGGCGCATCGAGTTGGTGGAATTAAAGCTGACTAGTTTTAATATACATAACAAGACGTTAAAGGTGTTAGGTAAGAGAAATAAAGAACGCATTGTACCGTTATTACATGCAGTGAGTACCACATTGGAAGCCTATTTAAAAAAGCGTGAGGATTTGCCAAGTATTTCAGATGAAGAAATATTGTTTTTAACGAAAAAAGGCGTTAAAATATATGAAACCCTTGTTTACAGAATAATAAATGATTATTTTAGTTTGGCGTCTTCAAAAGTAAAAAAGAGTCCACATATATTGAGACATTCTTTCGCTACGCATTTACTAAATCAAGGCGCAGATTTAAATGCGGTTAAAGAACTTCTGGGGCACTCAAGTTTAGCGGCAACTCAAATTTATACACATAATAGTATTAGTGAGTTGAAAAAAGTGCATGTTAATACACATCCAAGAAGTAAAAAATAG
- the rpsU gene encoding 30S ribosomal protein S21, whose amino-acid sequence MLIVPIKEGENIDRALKRYKRKFDRTGTKRQLQVRKQFNKPSVLLRAQVQKAKYIQKFRDAENV is encoded by the coding sequence ATGTTAATAGTACCAATTAAAGAAGGAGAAAATATAGATAGAGCGTTAAAGCGTTATAAGCGAAAGTTTGACAGAACTGGAACTAAACGTCAATTACAAGTACGTAAGCAGTTTAACAAACCTTCTGTTTTACTTAGAGCGCAAGTTCAAAAAGCAAAATACATCCAAAAATTCAGAGATGCAGAAAATGTTTAG
- a CDS encoding alpha-amylase, which translates to MKNFKTSYLWILLLFIFSCNQEQLSIEEVNSTEQPNLYSASHQSSLTTGLKPIGSGVMMQAFYWDVPAGGTWWNTINTKVQDWSDAGIDAIWLPPVSKAQNGPFSMGYDPFDYFDFGEYNQMGSIETRFGSRTELTTMIDNAHQYGLNVIADIVINHNSGGDSEANPYTGGNTWTDFNPLSGNFYRSATDFHENNVHSNDSGAFGGFPDLCHHQTYVQDWLWKNANSVAKYYRDIIGFDGWRFDYVKGFEPWVVKEWKNEVGGFSVGEYWDSNVSTLDWWTGVAEASAFDFACYYKMKDAFVGNNLNALNDNMLWKQNASKAVTFVTNHDTDEIITNKILAYSYILTHEGYPAIFYKDYEEWLNKERLNNLVWIHNNLASGTTTILHVDDDEYVARRNGNNGSGLVVYINNSNNWQERWVETNWSNTLIKDYTGHSSWQPVTQGGKWVKIQVPPKSYSVWAPN; encoded by the coding sequence ATGAAAAATTTTAAAACAAGTTATCTGTGGATTTTATTGTTATTTATTTTTAGCTGTAATCAAGAACAATTATCCATAGAAGAAGTAAATTCCACCGAACAACCAAATTTATATTCAGCTTCACATCAATCAAGTCTAACTACAGGTTTGAAACCTATTGGATCTGGTGTCATGATGCAAGCATTTTATTGGGATGTTCCGGCAGGAGGTACCTGGTGGAATACGATTAATACAAAAGTTCAGGATTGGAGTGATGCAGGAATTGATGCTATTTGGCTACCTCCAGTGTCTAAAGCACAAAATGGACCTTTTTCTATGGGTTATGACCCTTTTGATTATTTTGATTTTGGTGAATATAATCAAATGGGAAGCATAGAAACACGGTTTGGATCAAGAACAGAGCTTACCACAATGATCGATAATGCGCACCAATACGGACTTAATGTAATAGCTGATATTGTTATTAATCATAATAGTGGAGGAGATAGTGAAGCAAATCCTTATACAGGAGGTAATACGTGGACAGACTTTAATCCATTATCAGGCAATTTCTATCGGTCCGCTACAGACTTTCATGAGAATAATGTCCACTCAAATGATAGTGGTGCATTTGGTGGTTTTCCAGATTTGTGCCATCATCAAACGTATGTGCAAGATTGGCTGTGGAAAAATGCAAATAGCGTAGCTAAATATTATAGAGATATTATTGGTTTTGATGGTTGGCGTTTTGATTATGTAAAAGGATTTGAACCATGGGTTGTAAAAGAATGGAAAAATGAAGTAGGAGGTTTTTCAGTAGGTGAATATTGGGATAGTAATGTGTCTACATTAGATTGGTGGACTGGAGTTGCAGAAGCAAGCGCTTTTGATTTTGCCTGTTATTATAAAATGAAAGATGCATTTGTGGGAAATAACCTGAATGCTTTAAATGATAATATGCTGTGGAAGCAAAATGCATCTAAAGCTGTAACATTTGTAACAAACCATGATACAGATGAAATAATAACTAATAAAATATTGGCATATTCTTATATTCTAACGCATGAAGGCTATCCAGCAATTTTTTATAAAGATTATGAAGAATGGTTGAATAAGGAAAGGTTGAACAACCTTGTTTGGATACATAATAATTTGGCTAGTGGTACTACAACAATTTTGCACGTAGATGATGATGAATACGTGGCAAGACGAAATGGAAATAATGGCTCGGGATTAGTTGTTTATATTAATAATTCAAATAATTGGCAAGAAAGATGGGTTGAAACCAATTGGTCCAATACACTTATTAAAGATTATACTGGACACTCAAGTTGGCAGCCTGTAACCCAAGGAGGTAAATGGGTGAAAATCCAAGTACCACCAAAAAGTTATTCTGTTTGGGCTCCAAATTAA